The proteins below are encoded in one region of Pedococcus aerophilus:
- a CDS encoding CoA-binding protein codes for MTLKHQNDPELIRELLADPGIWVVVGLSNNQDREAFGVSRWLKVELGKGIIPLHPSAEVVHGEQGYASLADIPDGTDIKVVDCFVNSEHVGAVVDDVIAHKDRLLIDAIWMQLGVTDEAAADRARAAGLGVVMDTCPRIEWRGVRSSGMGR; via the coding sequence ATGACCCTGAAGCACCAGAACGACCCCGAGCTGATCCGTGAGCTGTTGGCCGACCCCGGTATCTGGGTCGTCGTCGGCCTCTCCAACAACCAGGACCGGGAAGCCTTCGGCGTGTCCCGCTGGCTCAAGGTCGAGCTCGGCAAGGGCATCATCCCGCTGCACCCGTCCGCCGAGGTGGTGCACGGCGAGCAGGGGTACGCCTCGCTGGCGGACATCCCGGACGGCACCGACATCAAGGTCGTCGACTGCTTCGTGAACTCCGAGCACGTGGGCGCCGTGGTGGACGACGTGATCGCGCACAAGGACCGGCTGCTCATCGACGCGATCTGGATGCAGCTGGGCGTCACCGACGAGGCCGCAGCCGACCGCGCCCGCGCAGCAGGCCTCGGTGTCGTCATGGACACCTGCCCGCGCATCGAGTGGCGCGGCGTCAGGTCCTCGGGAATGGGTCGCTGA
- a CDS encoding cell wall-binding repeat-containing protein, whose product MLRARLSVPALVTSALLAVGATAATAAPSAGAAASEVTPTAATATTYSRLAGANRYATSVAISKANFAPPQDFVVVASGLNFPDALGAGPFAALVQAPLLLVPPTGTLPRVVAAELDRLGTQRVVVVGGPASVSGGMIDQIYEHVDASGVVYQVSGANRYDTASELTIGFDPEITGVPVYLASGTTFPDALGGGAAAGVRGGFLLLTAGTKLPAETTAALKRVKPSAVVVLGGTGAISNGVVSAVKTAVGSGVPVTRIGGSDRFATAANVSAASFTSAKEVLLTNGLQFPDALSGSAVARWFGGRPVLLTRKDCVPAATRAEIKRLGATKITALGGTAMVSDAALKLKAC is encoded by the coding sequence GTGCTCCGTGCCCGTCTGTCCGTCCCCGCGCTGGTCACCAGCGCCCTGCTCGCCGTCGGTGCGACGGCGGCAACCGCTGCCCCGTCGGCCGGTGCCGCGGCCTCCGAAGTCACGCCGACGGCGGCGACGGCCACCACCTACTCGAGGCTGGCGGGGGCGAACCGCTACGCCACCTCCGTGGCGATCTCCAAGGCCAACTTCGCGCCGCCCCAGGACTTCGTCGTCGTCGCGTCCGGCCTGAACTTCCCCGATGCCCTCGGTGCAGGTCCGTTCGCGGCACTGGTCCAGGCGCCGCTCCTGCTCGTGCCGCCGACCGGCACGCTGCCGCGCGTGGTCGCCGCCGAGCTGGACCGGCTCGGCACGCAGCGCGTCGTCGTGGTCGGAGGTCCCGCGTCGGTGAGCGGCGGGATGATCGACCAGATCTACGAGCACGTCGACGCCTCGGGTGTCGTCTACCAGGTCAGCGGTGCCAACCGGTACGACACCGCGTCCGAGCTCACCATCGGTTTCGACCCCGAGATCACGGGGGTGCCCGTCTACCTCGCGAGCGGGACGACGTTCCCCGACGCGCTCGGTGGCGGTGCGGCGGCGGGCGTCCGAGGCGGGTTCCTCCTCCTGACCGCCGGGACGAAGCTGCCGGCCGAGACCACTGCGGCGCTCAAGAGGGTGAAGCCCTCGGCGGTCGTCGTCCTCGGCGGTACGGGCGCGATCTCCAACGGCGTCGTGTCCGCGGTGAAGACCGCCGTCGGCAGCGGTGTCCCCGTCACGCGGATCGGGGGCTCAGACCGGTTCGCCACCGCGGCGAACGTGTCGGCCGCGTCGTTCACCAGCGCGAAGGAGGTGCTGCTGACCAACGGGCTGCAGTTCCCGGACGCGCTCTCGGGATCGGCGGTCGCACGGTGGTTCGGTGGTCGTCCCGTCCTGCTGACCAGGAAGGACTGCGTCCCGGCCGCCACCCGCGCCGAGATCAAGCGCCTGGGAGCCACGAAGATCACCGCGCTCGGCGGCACCGCGATGGTGTCCGACGCAGCCCTGAAGCTCAAGGCCTGCTGA
- a CDS encoding cell wall-binding repeat-containing protein: MRPARLAVPALVASALLALGSTTATAAASDQSDAKKGAQTGAQTGAKDARTLSLTATSRDDVALAGASTAAAAAALTTARLSGADRYATSVAISKAHFAPPQEYVIVASGQNFPDALGAGPFGALVQAPLLLVPQTGKLPSSVAAELKRLKTKDVIVVGGPGSVSDGMVRQIEAQSTSGLSYQFAGANRYDTAAQLTDVFEVPLTDVPVYLSSGTTFPDALGGGAAAALDGGFLLLTAPTKLPAETATALRRVKPSNVVVLGGTGAISGSVLTAVRNVVGSGVPVTRIGGTDRYDTAAKVSAATLTSANEVFLANGLQYPDALSGSAVAPAFGGRPVLLTRKDCVPAATRAEIARLGATKITALGGAAMVSDAALKLKAC, from the coding sequence ATGCGCCCTGCCCGCCTCGCCGTCCCCGCGCTCGTCGCCAGCGCCCTGCTCGCCCTCGGGTCCACCACCGCGACGGCTGCGGCCTCGGACCAGTCCGACGCCAAGAAGGGTGCCCAGACTGGGGCCCAGACCGGGGCCAAGGACGCGCGCACCCTCTCGCTGACGGCCACCTCCCGCGACGACGTCGCGCTGGCCGGCGCGTCGACGGCTGCGGCCGCGGCGGCGCTCACGACGGCACGGTTGTCGGGCGCCGACCGCTACGCGACCTCGGTCGCGATCAGCAAGGCGCACTTCGCGCCGCCGCAGGAGTACGTCATCGTCGCCTCGGGCCAGAACTTCCCCGACGCGCTGGGCGCGGGTCCGTTCGGGGCCCTGGTCCAGGCGCCCCTGCTCCTCGTGCCGCAGACGGGCAAGCTGCCCTCGAGCGTCGCGGCCGAGCTCAAGCGGCTCAAGACCAAGGACGTCATCGTCGTGGGTGGCCCCGGCTCGGTGAGCGACGGCATGGTCCGGCAGATCGAGGCCCAGTCGACCAGCGGCCTCAGCTACCAGTTCGCGGGCGCCAACCGCTATGACACCGCAGCCCAGCTCACCGACGTCTTCGAGGTGCCGCTGACCGACGTCCCCGTCTACCTGTCCAGCGGGACGACCTTCCCCGACGCGCTCGGTGGAGGGGCCGCGGCTGCCCTCGACGGGGGCTTCCTGCTCCTCACCGCCCCCACGAAGCTGCCTGCCGAGACGGCCACGGCCCTGCGCCGGGTCAAGCCGTCCAACGTCGTCGTGCTGGGCGGAACCGGCGCCATCTCGGGCTCGGTCCTGACGGCCGTCCGCAACGTCGTGGGGTCGGGCGTGCCGGTCACGCGGATCGGCGGCACCGACCGGTACGACACCGCGGCCAAGGTCTCGGCGGCCACCCTGACCTCGGCCAACGAGGTGTTCCTCGCCAACGGGCTGCAGTACCCCGACGCCCTGTCCGGCTCGGCCGTGGCCCCCGCCTTCGGCGGACGTCCCGTCCTGCTGACCAGGAAGGACTGCGTCCCGGCCGCCACCCGCGCCGAGATCGCGCGCCTCGGGGCCACGAAGATCACGGCGCTCGGCGGTGCCGCGATGGTGTCCGACGCAGCCCTGAAGCTCAAGGCCTGCTGA
- the purE gene encoding 5-(carboxyamino)imidazole ribonucleotide mutase, with translation MSDSPTTAPLVGLVMGSDSDWPVMELAAGALEEFGIPFEADVVSAHRMPDEMIAYGQQAADRGLRVIIAGAGGAAHLPGMLAAVTPLPVIGVPVPLKHLDGMDSLLSIVQMPAGVPVATVSIGGARNAGLLAARILAAGEGELASRLRSAMVAFQGDLRDQAHAKGAALRERRSTTG, from the coding sequence ATGAGCGACAGCCCCACCACCGCCCCGCTGGTCGGGCTCGTCATGGGCAGCGACAGCGACTGGCCCGTCATGGAGCTCGCCGCCGGAGCACTGGAGGAGTTCGGCATCCCGTTCGAGGCCGACGTCGTCTCGGCGCACCGCATGCCCGACGAGATGATCGCCTACGGGCAGCAGGCCGCTGACCGCGGGCTGCGCGTCATCATCGCCGGCGCCGGGGGAGCGGCCCACCTCCCCGGCATGCTCGCCGCGGTGACGCCGCTGCCGGTCATCGGCGTGCCGGTGCCGCTCAAGCACCTCGACGGCATGGACTCCCTGCTGTCGATCGTCCAGATGCCGGCCGGGGTCCCGGTCGCCACCGTGTCCATCGGCGGGGCCCGCAACGCCGGCCTGCTCGCCGCCCGGATCCTCGCGGCGGGGGAGGGCGAGCTCGCATCCCGTCTGCGCTCGGCGATGGTGGCCTTCCAGGGCGACCTGCGCGACCAGGCCCACGCCAAGGGCGCCGCCCTCCGGGAGCGGCGCAGCACCACCGGCTGA
- a CDS encoding 5-(carboxyamino)imidazole ribonucleotide synthase: MTSPQRAPGGFPVVGIIGGGQLARMCAGPAAELSLTLSVLAEAPDAAAAQVIPSAPVGDHTDIDAVLAFAAECDVVTFDHEHVPPHVLDALVAKGVPLHPSPDALHFAQDKLAMRERLTTIGVACPSWERAVDAAEVAAFGDRIGWPVVAKTPRGGYDGKGVRVIDSADDVADWLEQVGRPGALADGVLLEEKVDFVRELAVLIARSPSNQAAAWPVVETVQTDGICTEVLAPAPDLDPDLAAVATAAGLRIAEELGVTGVFAVEMFEVRDPATGAAAYVVNELAMRPHNSGHWSMDGAVTGQFEQHLRAVLDLPLGAPTPREPHTVMANVLGGDYPELYPAYRHIMARDPGLKVHLYGKAVRPGRKIGHVTVSGGDLAELRERAGHAADYLAGVITE, from the coding sequence GTGACCTCACCGCAGCGCGCCCCCGGAGGGTTCCCCGTCGTCGGCATCATCGGTGGCGGCCAGCTCGCCCGGATGTGCGCCGGCCCCGCAGCCGAGCTCTCCCTCACCCTGAGCGTCCTCGCCGAGGCGCCGGACGCCGCTGCGGCGCAGGTGATCCCGTCGGCTCCGGTCGGCGACCACACCGACATCGACGCGGTGCTGGCGTTCGCCGCGGAGTGCGACGTCGTGACGTTCGACCACGAGCACGTGCCGCCGCACGTGCTTGACGCCCTCGTGGCCAAGGGCGTACCGCTGCACCCGAGCCCCGACGCGCTTCACTTCGCCCAGGACAAGCTGGCCATGCGCGAGCGGCTGACCACCATCGGCGTCGCGTGCCCGTCGTGGGAGCGAGCGGTCGACGCCGCGGAGGTCGCCGCCTTCGGTGACCGGATCGGCTGGCCGGTCGTGGCGAAGACGCCGCGAGGCGGCTACGACGGCAAGGGTGTTCGCGTCATCGACTCGGCCGACGACGTCGCCGACTGGCTCGAGCAGGTCGGCCGGCCCGGTGCCCTCGCCGACGGCGTGCTGCTCGAGGAGAAGGTCGACTTCGTCCGCGAGCTCGCCGTCCTCATCGCCCGCAGCCCCAGCAACCAGGCCGCTGCCTGGCCGGTCGTCGAGACCGTGCAGACCGACGGGATCTGCACCGAGGTCCTGGCCCCCGCGCCCGACCTCGACCCCGACCTCGCGGCCGTCGCCACGGCGGCCGGGCTGCGCATCGCTGAGGAGCTCGGGGTGACCGGGGTCTTCGCGGTGGAGATGTTCGAGGTGCGCGACCCCGCGACCGGCGCGGCGGCATACGTCGTCAACGAGCTGGCCATGCGCCCGCACAACAGCGGGCACTGGTCCATGGACGGCGCGGTCACCGGGCAGTTCGAGCAGCACCTGCGGGCGGTGCTGGACCTGCCCCTCGGGGCGCCGACGCCACGCGAGCCGCACACCGTGATGGCGAACGTCCTCGGCGGGGACTACCCGGAGCTCTACCCGGCCTACCGCCACATCATGGCCAGGGACCCCGGTCTCAAGGTGCACCTCTACGGCAAGGCGGTCCGTCCGGGCCGCAAGATCGGTCACGTCACGGTCAGCGGCGGCGACCTCGCCGAGCTGCGCGAGCGGGCCGGGCACGCCGCCGACTACCTCGCAGGAGTGATCACCGAATGA
- a CDS encoding GtrA family protein, which produces MSAPPSVLTRLRGTIDVLYREMIKFGVVGAVAFVIDLGGFNLLRRTVLQGTGDWVLSHAVVATIISAAVATVVAWIGNRMWTFRHRRNRPVHHEALLFALTNGVALLLQAFCVGVTNQLVAGETGWVAENLAKMIGIALGTLFRFYAYRKFVFSHEPLEDTSPLAD; this is translated from the coding sequence GTGTCTGCGCCCCCCTCCGTCCTCACGCGCCTGCGCGGGACGATCGACGTCCTCTACCGCGAGATGATCAAGTTCGGGGTCGTGGGGGCCGTCGCCTTCGTCATCGACCTCGGTGGGTTCAACCTCCTGCGCCGCACCGTCCTGCAGGGCACCGGCGACTGGGTGCTCTCGCACGCGGTGGTCGCCACGATCATCTCCGCGGCCGTCGCCACCGTGGTGGCGTGGATCGGCAACCGGATGTGGACGTTCCGCCACCGGCGCAACCGTCCGGTGCACCACGAGGCGCTGCTCTTCGCGCTGACCAACGGGGTGGCCCTGCTGCTCCAGGCGTTCTGCGTCGGCGTCACCAACCAGCTCGTCGCCGGGGAGACCGGCTGGGTCGCCGAGAACCTCGCCAAGATGATCGGTATCGCGCTCGGGACGTTGTTCCGGTTCTACGCCTACCGCAAGTTCGTGTTCAGCCACGAGCCGCTCGAGGACACCTCACCGCTGGCCGACTGA
- a CDS encoding HAMP domain-containing sensor histidine kinase codes for MRQQLIRSTVLAVGLAIVITMVPVALAIWQATVAGRGIVGQWLADGTPTATSLRLGGVVVALAVLALGVGVFVAIQQARRLSRPMTQLADRAERLGAGESRIQPLHSGIAELDQVSQVLSRSAQTLTKSLASERDFAADASHQLRTPLTALLMRLEEIAATDDLEVVQEEANIAIAQVERLTRVVDDLMSRTRRRGGDEPKATVSLDSVIAALQREWQPAFEQARRSVRVHGERGLVVQATPVALSQVLSTLLENSLAHGRGTVDVHARRSGPSVVVEVSDQGDGVPAAIAPHIFERSVTTSGTGLGLALARDLAESNGGRLELIQAQPAIFALFLSESD; via the coding sequence ATGCGTCAACAGCTGATCCGTTCCACGGTCCTGGCCGTGGGGCTCGCGATCGTCATCACCATGGTGCCGGTGGCGCTCGCCATCTGGCAGGCCACCGTCGCCGGGCGGGGGATCGTCGGGCAGTGGCTCGCCGACGGCACCCCCACGGCCACCTCGCTGCGGCTGGGTGGAGTCGTGGTGGCCCTGGCGGTGCTCGCCCTCGGCGTCGGGGTGTTCGTCGCCATCCAGCAGGCACGTCGGCTGTCGCGGCCGATGACTCAGCTCGCCGACCGGGCCGAGCGCCTCGGTGCCGGTGAGTCCCGCATCCAGCCGCTGCACTCCGGCATCGCCGAGCTCGACCAGGTCTCCCAGGTGCTGTCCCGCAGCGCCCAGACCCTCACGAAGTCGCTGGCCTCGGAGCGCGACTTCGCTGCCGACGCCTCGCACCAGCTGCGCACGCCGCTGACCGCGCTCCTCATGCGTCTCGAGGAGATCGCCGCCACCGACGACCTCGAGGTCGTGCAGGAGGAGGCCAACATCGCCATCGCCCAGGTCGAGCGCCTCACCCGCGTCGTCGACGACCTGATGTCGCGCACCCGTCGCCGGGGCGGCGACGAGCCCAAGGCGACCGTGTCGCTCGACTCGGTCATCGCTGCGCTCCAGCGCGAGTGGCAGCCGGCGTTCGAGCAGGCGCGTCGCAGCGTGCGCGTCCACGGCGAGCGCGGCCTGGTCGTCCAGGCCACCCCCGTGGCGCTCTCGCAGGTGCTGTCCACGCTGCTCGAGAACTCCCTGGCCCACGGTCGCGGCACGGTCGACGTGCACGCCCGTCGGTCGGGTCCGTCCGTCGTCGTCGAGGTCAGCGACCAGGGTGACGGTGTGCCCGCCGCCATCGCGCCGCACATCTTCGAGCGCTCGGTCACGACGAGCGGCACCGGCCTCGGGCTGGCGCTGGCCCGCGACCTCGCCGAGTCCAACGGTGGTCGACTCGAGCTCATCCAGGCCCAGCCGGCGATCTTCGCGCTGTTCCTCAGCGAGTCCGACTGA
- a CDS encoding response regulator transcription factor — protein MTRVLLAEDDPAISEPLARALRREGYDVDVRADGRAALEASAENPDLVVLDLGLPYVDGLEVCRRIRAEGRTVPVLILTARADEVDTVVGLDAGADDYVTKPFRLAELLARVRALLRRNPTDAPSANELVRIDPEGRRAWFQEEELQLTAKEFDLLRVLVREQGKVVSREQLMREIWETAWFGSTKTLDMHISVLRRKLGDDAAQPRYIATVRGVGFRFERGDEV, from the coding sequence ATGACCCGTGTGCTGCTGGCCGAGGACGACCCCGCCATCTCCGAACCGCTCGCCCGTGCGCTGCGACGAGAGGGCTACGACGTCGACGTCCGCGCAGACGGACGTGCGGCGCTCGAGGCCTCCGCGGAGAACCCCGACCTCGTCGTCCTCGACCTGGGTCTTCCCTACGTCGACGGGCTCGAGGTCTGCCGTCGCATCCGCGCCGAGGGACGCACCGTCCCCGTCCTCATCCTCACCGCGCGCGCCGACGAGGTCGACACCGTGGTGGGCCTCGACGCCGGTGCCGACGACTACGTCACCAAGCCGTTCCGGCTCGCCGAGCTGCTGGCCCGTGTGCGGGCCCTGCTGCGCCGCAACCCCACCGACGCCCCGTCCGCGAACGAGCTGGTCCGCATCGACCCCGAGGGTCGCCGCGCCTGGTTCCAGGAGGAGGAGCTCCAGCTCACCGCCAAGGAGTTCGACCTCCTGCGCGTCCTCGTCCGCGAGCAGGGCAAGGTCGTCTCCCGCGAGCAGCTCATGCGCGAGATCTGGGAGACGGCGTGGTTCGGGTCGACCAAGACGCTCGACATGCACATCTCCGTCCTGCGCCGGAAGCTCGGTGACGACGCTGCCCAGCCCCGCTACATCGCGACCGTCCGCGGTGTCGGTTTCCGTTTCGAGCGCGGCGACGAGGTCTGA
- a CDS encoding enoyl-CoA hydratase/isomerase family protein, with the protein MTSALVRVERHGDGDHVAELVLDRPEAMNAVSTAMAHALGRATRELAEDPTVRAVVLSSTHPKAFCVGADLKERNSFTDDELRAQRPLARAAYRGVLDLPVPVVAAVDGYALGGGFEIALSCDLVVCGEEAVVGLPEVSVGVIPGGGGTQLLTRRIGWSRAARMIFTAERFAARDALALGAVDEVVPAGTARDRALELASTIARHSPVGVRNAKAAMRQGFDTDLASGLEVEDERWAATAFSGDRAEGVSAFNEKRRPEWPGR; encoded by the coding sequence ATGACCTCAGCACTGGTCCGCGTCGAGCGGCACGGCGACGGCGACCACGTCGCCGAGCTGGTCCTCGACCGTCCCGAGGCGATGAACGCCGTGTCCACCGCCATGGCCCACGCACTCGGTCGTGCCACCCGCGAGCTCGCCGAGGACCCGACGGTGCGTGCCGTCGTGCTCAGCTCCACGCACCCGAAGGCCTTCTGCGTCGGTGCGGACCTCAAGGAGCGCAACTCCTTCACCGACGACGAGCTGCGCGCGCAGCGCCCGCTGGCGCGGGCGGCATACCGGGGGGTGCTCGACCTGCCCGTCCCGGTGGTGGCGGCCGTGGACGGGTACGCCCTGGGAGGGGGGTTCGAGATCGCGCTGTCGTGCGACCTCGTCGTCTGCGGCGAGGAAGCGGTCGTCGGGCTGCCCGAGGTCTCGGTCGGCGTCATCCCCGGAGGCGGCGGCACCCAGCTGCTCACGCGCCGCATCGGGTGGTCGCGCGCGGCCCGGATGATCTTCACGGCCGAGCGGTTCGCGGCCCGTGACGCGCTCGCGTTGGGGGCCGTGGACGAGGTGGTGCCCGCCGGCACCGCCCGCGACCGGGCCCTCGAGCTGGCCTCCACGATCGCCCGCCACTCGCCGGTCGGGGTGCGCAACGCCAAGGCCGCGATGCGGCAGGGGTTCGACACCGACCTGGCCTCCGGTCTCGAGGTCGAGGACGAGCGCTGGGCGGCCACGGCGTTCTCGGGCGACCGTGCTGAAGGTGTGTCCGCTTTCAACGAAAAACGCCGTCCGGAGTGGCCTGGTCGCTGA
- a CDS encoding adenylate/guanylate cyclase domain-containing protein encodes MSDVGRHRVVRPEDVAGLSADNLAARLLGKPATMARRDVSRGAEVSLLSARKFWHALGFPIVEDDDAMFTEADQMALMAVARLVREEELDESTALAMTRAFARTTDRLAVWQTQLMAEALADPALEAALDEADARGAPDLAAANAAALKLADMADSLEPLLIYAWRRHLTAAISRMLADADPQQSAQGVRRVVGFADLVNFTSLVRRMTERQLAVMVQRFEALATDIVTAHGGRVIKTVGDEILFVTIDAAPAAAVALDLVETMAEDDLLPDVRVGMAVGPVLSRLGDVFGTTVNRASRITSVAPGGGVLVDDALASALASLSGFETTALRTRTLRGIGRVTPSELRRATGGRLAARAAGGPPTRPTTTSEETP; translated from the coding sequence GTGAGCGATGTCGGACGGCACCGGGTGGTGCGCCCCGAGGACGTCGCCGGCCTGAGCGCGGACAACCTGGCGGCACGGCTGCTCGGCAAGCCGGCCACCATGGCCCGCCGCGACGTCAGCCGTGGTGCCGAGGTCTCGCTGCTCTCGGCCCGCAAGTTCTGGCACGCCCTGGGCTTTCCCATCGTCGAGGACGACGACGCCATGTTCACCGAGGCCGACCAGATGGCCCTGATGGCCGTGGCCCGGCTGGTGCGCGAGGAGGAGCTCGACGAATCCACCGCGCTCGCGATGACCCGGGCGTTCGCCCGCACCACTGACCGGCTCGCCGTGTGGCAGACCCAGCTCATGGCGGAGGCGCTCGCCGACCCGGCCCTCGAGGCAGCGCTCGACGAGGCCGACGCCCGGGGCGCCCCCGACCTCGCCGCCGCGAACGCCGCGGCCCTCAAGCTCGCCGACATGGCCGACTCCCTGGAGCCGCTGCTCATCTACGCCTGGCGCCGCCACCTCACCGCCGCCATCTCGCGCATGCTCGCCGACGCCGACCCCCAGCAGTCGGCGCAGGGCGTACGGCGCGTGGTCGGGTTCGCGGACCTGGTCAACTTCACCTCCCTCGTGCGCCGGATGACCGAGCGCCAGCTCGCGGTGATGGTGCAGCGGTTCGAGGCGCTCGCCACCGACATCGTCACCGCCCACGGCGGCCGGGTCATCAAGACCGTGGGCGACGAGATCCTCTTCGTCACCATCGACGCCGCGCCGGCGGCCGCCGTCGCGCTCGACCTGGTCGAGACGATGGCCGAGGACGACCTGCTCCCCGACGTCCGGGTCGGCATGGCGGTCGGCCCGGTGCTCTCGCGGCTCGGCGACGTCTTCGGCACGACCGTCAACCGGGCCTCCCGCATCACCAGCGTCGCGCCCGGTGGCGGGGTGCTCGTCGACGACGCCCTGGCCTCGGCGCTCGCATCGCTGTCGGGGTTCGAGACCACGGCCCTGCGGACGCGGACGCTGCGCGGCATCGGCCGGGTCACCCCCAGCGAGCTGCGCCGCGCCACCGGCGGCCGCCTGGCGGCCCGAGCAGCCGGCGGCCCGCCCACCCGACCGACCACCACCTCGGAGGAGACCCCATGA
- a CDS encoding biotin--[acetyl-CoA-carboxylase] ligase — protein sequence MREPLEREALHEALVTSGSPWLDVDVHPELGSTNAEAARLARPFHVVITDHQKAGRGRLGRTWETPPHTSVTLSVLLPAPDTGRGWMPLAAGLAVRDALRDVAGVEAGLKWPNDVLLPADDERKVCGILCELQPGGIVVGLGINVDQDRDELPVDTATSLRLAGAPDVDRTELVVAVLGRLARWHLSLTGGANARAVLHSAYRSACLTIGRDVELHIAGGDVRRARATRVDEEGRLVVTSGGAEYSVAAGDVVHVRPARTP from the coding sequence ATGCGCGAACCTCTTGAGCGTGAGGCATTGCACGAGGCGTTGGTCACGTCCGGCTCACCGTGGCTGGACGTCGACGTCCACCCCGAGCTGGGCTCCACCAACGCCGAGGCCGCCCGCCTCGCCCGGCCCTTCCACGTGGTCATCACCGACCACCAGAAGGCGGGACGGGGACGCCTCGGCCGCACCTGGGAGACCCCGCCGCACACCAGCGTGACCCTGTCGGTGCTGCTGCCCGCCCCCGACACCGGTCGGGGCTGGATGCCCTTGGCCGCGGGGCTCGCGGTGCGGGACGCCCTGCGCGACGTCGCCGGGGTGGAGGCAGGACTCAAGTGGCCCAACGACGTGCTCCTGCCCGCGGACGACGAGCGCAAGGTCTGCGGCATCCTCTGCGAGCTCCAGCCCGGTGGGATCGTCGTGGGCCTGGGGATCAACGTCGACCAGGACCGTGACGAGCTCCCCGTGGACACCGCGACCTCGCTGCGACTGGCCGGCGCACCCGACGTCGACCGCACCGAGCTCGTCGTCGCCGTCCTGGGCCGCCTGGCCCGGTGGCACCTGAGCCTCACCGGAGGGGCGAACGCCCGGGCGGTGCTCCACTCCGCCTACCGGTCCGCGTGCCTGACCATCGGACGCGACGTCGAGCTGCACATCGCGGGCGGCGACGTACGGCGCGCCCGCGCCACCCGCGTGGACGAGGAGGGGCGGCTGGTGGTCACCTCCGGTGGCGCCGAGTACTCCGTGGCCGCCGGTGACGTCGTGCACGTGCGGCCCGCGCGCACGCCCTAG